The Paenibacillus sp. FSL H7-0357 nucleotide sequence TTGCAAAAACATTTTTGTAGATGATTTACTAATTTAATTATTAGGAGGAGAAAGTGTTGAAGAAAAAGTGGGGTTTTTCGGCATTAGCACTTGTTCTATCATTATCGACGGTATTGGCAGGCTGCGGGAAAGATGATTCAAAGACAATAACCTTCTGGACGCCGCTGACCGGTGATGACGGTGCCTATATGGACCAGCTTGTTAAAGATTACAATGCTACCAATCCAGAGATAAAGGTGAAGCATGTAATTACCGCGGATATGTATACCAAAATTTCGACGGTTCTGAACTCCGGCAAAGGCGTGCCTGACTTGGCCATTATCCACGCTGACCGTGTACCGGGTTATGTGAAGCAAGGAACACTTGAGCCAATGACTGCAGTAACAACTGCTCAGCCTGAAATTAAACAAGACAATTACCTGCCGCAAGCGTGGTCAACAGGTACAATAGATGGAACTCAATATACAGTGCCTCTCGATATTCACAGTAATGTTATGTACTACAATAAAGATTTGCTTAAGAAATATGGTGCGGAATCCTTCCTCGACGACAATGTGGTGACGATAGATGAAATGCTGTCGCTGAAAGGTAAATTGGCTGAAGGCGACTTTGTGGTCAACGATGCCCTGCTGGGCTGGGTTATCCTCGGGCAAATCCAGAACCTTGGCGGAGATATCCAGGAGAATGGAAAACCTGCTGTAAACACACCGGTGATGAAACAAGCTTTTGAAAATGTTAAAAAGATCAACGATGCCGGTCTGATGACACCGTTTGGTGAAGACGGATACCTGATGTTCCAATCGGGCAATGTATTGTTCTCCACAGACGGCACTTGGAGCTCCACAGCGCATGCTGGAGTTGAAGGCCTCAATTTCGGAGTAACCAACGTATATTCCAACACGGCTGACAAGTTCACGAACAGATCCTCTTCGCACTTGTTCTCCATGTTCAAGAATAAAGACAGATCTGAAGAAAAGGTAGCCGGAATCGGCAATTTCCTGGAGTTCATCCGTCAGAATTCCATTGAATGGGCCAAAGCCGGACAGACCGTAGCAAGTAAAAAAGTTATTGAGAGCCCTGAGTATAAGGATTACATGCAGTCCTTCTTTACTTCGAATGAGAAAGAGATTGAATCCCTCTACATCTACACTTATGAATACTACCCATATATTGCAGAAGCAGTGGATACGTATTGCGGAGATATCGTCCGCGGCAACGTAGATATTGATGAAACTCTTCAGACAATGCAGAAGTTTGTAGAAGATAAAATCGCTGAGGGCACAAGCGGAGCAGCGAAGTAATAAAAGGAAGCGGAAATGATTGCATGAAGCAATGTGCCGGATTACGGCACATTGCTTTATGCCAAAGGAGAAAAGAATGCCTATGAAAAAGAAACTTAATTTGGCGCCTGTTTTCTTTGTAGGTCCACATGTCATCTTATTTGCTGTATTTATTTTACTGCCCACGATCTACGGGATTTACGCTTCCTTTACCAAATGGAATCTGATGAATGATCCGGTCTGGGTAGGTTTAGACAACTACAAGACCATTTTGTTTGACAACAGTTCCACCTTTCATACCCAATTTAATAACGGGCTTAAGAACACATTGATTTTTGTGCTGCTCAGTGTTCCGCTGTTGATTGTGATTCCGCTGCTTGTTGCCGTTGCACTGGAACATAAGAAAGTCAAAGGGAAAAGC carries:
- a CDS encoding extracellular solute-binding protein yields the protein MLKKKWGFSALALVLSLSTVLAGCGKDDSKTITFWTPLTGDDGAYMDQLVKDYNATNPEIKVKHVITADMYTKISTVLNSGKGVPDLAIIHADRVPGYVKQGTLEPMTAVTTAQPEIKQDNYLPQAWSTGTIDGTQYTVPLDIHSNVMYYNKDLLKKYGAESFLDDNVVTIDEMLSLKGKLAEGDFVVNDALLGWVILGQIQNLGGDIQENGKPAVNTPVMKQAFENVKKINDAGLMTPFGEDGYLMFQSGNVLFSTDGTWSSTAHAGVEGLNFGVTNVYSNTADKFTNRSSSHLFSMFKNKDRSEEKVAGIGNFLEFIRQNSIEWAKAGQTVASKKVIESPEYKDYMQSFFTSNEKEIESLYIYTYEYYPYIAEAVDTYCGDIVRGNVDIDETLQTMQKFVEDKIAEGTSGAAK